The following is a genomic window from Vitis vinifera cultivar Pinot Noir 40024 chromosome 6, ASM3070453v1.
ATGTTAGTGTGGGGACTTCTTTGGTTGACATGTATATGAAAACTGAGAGTGTTGAGGATGGGGAGAGAGTTTTTGATGAAATGAGGGTGAAAAATGTGGTGTCTTGGACTTCATTGCTTGCGGGTTATAGGCAAAATGGGCTGAATGAGCAggcattaaaattgttttcccaAATGCAACTGGAGGGAATTAAGCCTAACCCATTTACATTTGCGGCTGTTCTTGGAGGTTTGGCCGCTGATGGTGCAGTTGAGAAGGGAGTTCAAGTTCATACCATGGTCATTAAAAGTGGTTTAGATTCCACTATCTTTGTGGGTAATTCAATGGTAAATATGTATTCAAAGTCCCTGATGGTTAGTGACGCCAAAGCTGTGTTTGATAGTATGGAGAATAGGAATGCAGTTTCTTGGAACAGTATGATTGCCGGGTTTGTGACAAATGGTCTTGATCTGGAAGCTTTTGAACTATTTTATAGGATGAGGCTTGAGGGTGTTAAGTTGACTCAAACAATATTTGCTACTGTAATTAAGTTATGTGCaaacattaaagaaatgagTTTTGCTAAACAGCTCCATTGTCAGGTTATAAAGAACGGGTCTGATTTTGATCTTAACATCAAAACAGCACTTATGGTAGCTTACAGTAAGTGCAGTGAAATAGATGATGCCTTCAAGTTGTTCTGTATGATGCATGGAGTTCAAAATGTGGTTTCATGGACAGCCATTATTAGTGGGTATGTGCAGAATGGCAGAACTGATCGAGCCATGAATCTCTTTTGCCAAATGAGGAGAGAAGGTGTTAGACCTAACCATTTCACATATTCTACCATCCTAACAGCTAATGCTGCTGTTTCTCCCTCACAAATACACGCACTTGTTGTTAAGACTAATTATGAGAACTCACCTTCTGTAGGAACTGCACTTTCAGACTCATACAGCAAGATAGGAGATGCCAATGAAGCTGCAAAAATTTTTGAACTAATTGATGAGAAGGACATTGTGGCATGGTCAGCAATGCTTTCTGGATATGCCCAAATGGGAGACATTGAAGGAGCTGTTAAGATTTTTCTCCAGTTGGCAAAAGAGGGGGTTGAGCCAAATGAATTTACCTTTTCTAGTGTACTGAATGCGTGTGCTGCTCCTACAGCATCGGTAGAGCAGGGGAAACAGTTTCATTCATGTTCAATTAAATCTGGGTTTAGCAATGCTTTATGTGTAAGCAGTGCTCTTGTTACCATGTATGCAAAAAGAGGCAATATCGAGAGTGCAAATGAAGTTTTCAAGAGGCAAGTGGATAGAGATTTAGTTTCTTGGAACTCAATGATCTCAGGCTACGCACAACATGGTTGCGGTAAGAAGTCCCTTAAGATATTTGAGGAAATGCGAAGCAAGAACTTGGAACTGGATGGAATAACATTCATAGGAGTGATTTCTGCCTGTACTCATGCTGGGCTAGTGAATGAAGGCCAAAGATACTTTGATCTGATGGTAAAAGATTATCACATTGTTCCAACAATGGAGCACTATTCTTGCATGGTTGACCTGTATAG
Proteins encoded in this region:
- the LOC100240768 gene encoding pentatricopeptide repeat-containing protein At2g27610, encoding MFGVRQLGRSKRQKRFTQSLSGPYDVVFNPKTSLSSSKLSTLSHSQQLFDETPQQGLSRNNHLLFEFSRNDQNKEALNLFLGLRRSGSPTDGSSLSCVLKVCGCLFDRIVGKQVHCQCIKCGFVEDVSVGTSLVDMYMKTESVEDGERVFDEMRVKNVVSWTSLLAGYRQNGLNEQALKLFSQMQLEGIKPNPFTFAAVLGGLAADGAVEKGVQVHTMVIKSGLDSTIFVGNSMVNMYSKSLMVSDAKAVFDSMENRNAVSWNSMIAGFVTNGLDLEAFELFYRMRLEGVKLTQTIFATVIKLCANIKEMSFAKQLHCQVIKNGSDFDLNIKTALMVAYSKCSEIDDAFKLFCMMHGVQNVVSWTAIISGYVQNGRTDRAMNLFCQMRREGVRPNHFTYSTILTANAAVSPSQIHALVVKTNYENSPSVGTALSDSYSKIGDANEAAKIFELIDEKDIVAWSAMLSGYAQMGDIEGAVKIFLQLAKEGVEPNEFTFSSVLNACAAPTASVEQGKQFHSCSIKSGFSNALCVSSALVTMYAKRGNIESANEVFKRQVDRDLVSWNSMISGYAQHGCGKKSLKIFEEMRSKNLELDGITFIGVISACTHAGLVNEGQRYFDLMVKDYHIVPTMEHYSCMVDLYSRAGMLEKAMDLINKMPFPAGATIWRTLLAACRVHLNVQLGELAAEKLISLQPQDSAAYVLLSNIYATAGNWQERAKVRKLMDMKKVKKEAGYSWIEVKNKTFSFMAGDLSHPQSDRIYLKLEELSIRLKDAGYYPDTKYVLHDVEEEHKEVILSQHSERLAIAFGLIATPPGTPIQIVKNLRVCGDCHTVIKLISKIEGRDIVVRDSNRFHHFKGGSCSCGDYW